GACTATATGTACCGTGTGTACGCGCAGGATCCACAGATGCGTATCAATCTCGGTATCCGTCGTCGTCTGGCGCCGCTGTTAGGGAATCATCGTCGTCGCATTGAACTGATGAACGGCCTGCTCTTTTCGCTACCGGGTTCGCCTATTCTCTACTACGGCGATGAGATAGGCATGGGCGATAACGTCTACCTTGGTGATCGCAATGGGGTGCGGACGCCGATGCAATGGAGCGCAGACCGGAATGCCGGCTTTTCGCGCGCCAATCCGCAGAAACTCTATCTGCCGATCATCATCGATCCTGAGTATCATTACGAGGCGGTGAACGTCGAGGCGCAAGAGGGAAACCCACACTCGTTCTTATGGTGGATGAAACGGCAGATTGCCTTGCGCAAGCGTTATCAAGCGTTCGGGCGTGGCACGATGGAGGTGCTGCACCCGGAGAATCGCAAGATCCTGGCGTTCCTGCGTCGCTATCAACACGAGTGCGTGTTAGTGGTTGCCAATTTATCACGATTTGTGCAGTATACTGAACTTGACCTGAGTGCATTCAAGGGCGTAACGCCGGTCGAGATGTTTAGCTGCAACGCGTTTCCTCTTATCGGCGAGCCCCCCTATTTTCTGACGTTAGCGCCGCACTCGTTCTATTGGTTTTCACTGGAAGGTCGAACGATAACACCCGAGCCGCGAGTCACTCTGCCGTCGGCTTCGGTCGTCACGCTGAACGGTTCTCTCGCATCTTTGCTACAAAACGGCAAAGCGGCACCCCTGGAAGGCGCCTTGCTTGCTTACCTCAGAAATCAGCGCTGGTTCGGGGGGAAAGCTCGCACGGTTCGCTCGACTGCCGTATCGGAAATCCTCCGCGTACCCATGGATGATGAATGTTACGCAGTCTCGCTCCTGTTGACCTATACGGAAGGGGACCCGGAAACCTACGTTCTCACGTTAGGGGTTGCGACAGGAGAACACGCCGCACAACTGGAAAAAGAACAACCGGCGACGTTGGTGGCTCGTGTACAGAGAAATGGCGGCGTTGGGGTGCTGTATGAAGCACTCGGACGGAAAGATCTTCACCAAGAGTTATTGACGATGATGACGCGGCGACGACGTTACAAAGGGCAACGGGGCGAACTGGTTGGCGTGACCACACGGGCGTATCCTCGGCTGCCCACCCCAGGATCGTTGCTGGAGACTGCGTTACTGAAGACAGAACAAAGTAACACCTCGATCGTCTACGACCAGCAGTTTATCCTCAAACTTTTTCGCCGGGTCTCACAAGGGGTGAATCCCGATTTAGAGATCGGTCGCTTTCTCACCGAGAAAGTCCGATTTCCACATACCGCCGCCGTTGCTGGTGCCCTTGAGTATCGGCCAGAACGTGGCGAGCCAGTGACTGTCGGCATTCTCCACTGTTTCGTCCCGCACGCCTGTGATGCCTGGCAATACACGATCGATGAATTGCGTGCCTATTTTGAGCGTGCGGCGATCCATCGAGAAACGGACCCAGGTATATTACTCCAAAAACCATTCATCGCCGCGAGTGAAGATGATCCGCCCACGATAGTGACGGAGGTGCTCAGCTCCTATGCGGCTTCTATCCGGCTCCTTGGGCAGCGCACAGCCGAGTTACACCTCGCGTTGGCCTCCGATACGACCGATCCGCTCTTTGCTCCGGAGCCGTTCTCAGCCCTGTATCAACGCTCCATCTACCAGTCGATGTGGAGTGTCGCTGGGCAGGCATTTCCTCTTCTTCGTCGTCGACTGCCGACGTTGGCTGCTCCGGTGCGAACTCTCGCACAACGTGTCTTGGAACTGGAGAAGGAGGTTGGGAAACGGTTCCAGTCTGTGATCGGACGGAAGATTACGGCCATGCGGATTCGTCACCATGGTGATTATCACCTTGGGCAGGTGCTCTATACCGGGAAAGACTTCGTGATCATCGATTTCGAGGGAGAGCCCGCGCGCCCATTGAGTGAGCGCCGCATTAAACGCTCCCCTCTCCGCGATGTGGCAGGGATGCTACGATCGTTTCACTATGCCGCGTATAACGTGTTGTTCGCTCAAGAAACCCAAGGCAGCGGTGACTCCACACCAGAGGCACAAACGTTGCGAGAATCGTGGGCACGTGTGTGGCA
This region of Deltaproteobacteria bacterium genomic DNA includes:
- the treS gene encoding maltose alpha-D-glucosyltransferase — its product is MGGWHKSDIQLVDDPLWYKDAIIYELHVRAFYDSDADGVGNFRGLRQKLDYLHGLGVTALWLLPFCPSPLKDDGYDMADYTAVHPLYGTLADFELFLREAHLRGIRVITELALNHTSDQHPWFQRARRAKPGSPWRDFYVWSDTPEKYQDARIIFKDFEPSNWAWDPVAKSYYWHRFYAHQPDLNYDNPRVRKEILKAVDFWFTLGVDGLRLDAVPYLYEREGTNCENLAETHAFLRELRRHVEHKFPNRLFLAEANQWPEDAAAYFGHGDECHMNFHFPLMPRLFMAIHTEDRFPIIDILEQTPVLPENCQWGIFLRNHDELTLEMVTDEERDYMYRVYAQDPQMRINLGIRRRLAPLLGNHRRRIELMNGLLFSLPGSPILYYGDEIGMGDNVYLGDRNGVRTPMQWSADRNAGFSRANPQKLYLPIIIDPEYHYEAVNVEAQEGNPHSFLWWMKRQIALRKRYQAFGRGTMEVLHPENRKILAFLRRYQHECVLVVANLSRFVQYTELDLSAFKGVTPVEMFSCNAFPLIGEPPYFLTLAPHSFYWFSLEGRTITPEPRVTLPSASVVTLNGSLASLLQNGKAAPLEGALLAYLRNQRWFGGKARTVRSTAVSEILRVPMDDECYAVSLLLTYTEGDPETYVLTLGVATGEHAAQLEKEQPATLVARVQRNGGVGVLYEALGRKDLHQELLTMMTRRRRYKGQRGELVGVTTRAYPRLPTPGSLLETALLKTEQSNTSIVYDQQFILKLFRRVSQGVNPDLEIGRFLTEKVRFPHTAAVAGALEYRPERGEPVTVGILHCFVPHACDAWQYTIDELRAYFERAAIHRETDPGILLQKPFIAASEDDPPTIVTEVLSSYAASIRLLGQRTAELHLALASDTTDPLFAPEPFSALYQRSIYQSMWSVAGQAFPLLRRRLPTLAAPVRTLAQRVLELEKEVGKRFQSVIGRKITAMRIRHHGDYHLGQVLYTGKDFVIIDFEGEPARPLSERRIKRSPLRDVAGMLRSFHYAAYNVLFAQETQGSGDSTPEAQTLRESWARVWHLWVSALFLRSYRDTAHRAPFVPHSLDELHVLLDAYLLEKAVYELSYELNNRPEWVRIPLAGILQLLGEAI